CGCCGGCCGTCTGGGTGCGCAGGTCGTCGATCGTGAACGTCTTGCGCGCCTTGGTTCGGCTCATCCGCCGCCCGGCGCCGTGCGGCGCGGAGGCGAACGCCTCCGGGTTACCCAGGCCGCGAACGAGGTACGAGCCGGTACCCATCGAGCCGGGGATGATGCCGTACTCGCCGGCCCGAGCCGAGATCGCACCCTTGCGGGTCACCAGCACGTCAGCACCGTAGTGATGCTCCTCCGCGACGTAGTTGTGGTGGCAGTTGACGTTCGCGAAGGCCGGGTCGCCGGCGTGCGGGCCCTCGGCTGGTGGGCACGGGACCCGCAGCGCCGGGAAGAAGCCGCGCAGCGCGTCGGTGTACAGGGCGAGCATGGTCTGCCGGTTGCGCCACGCGTACTCCTGCGCCCAGCGCAGGTCTCGGCGGTAGGCGATCATCTCCGGGGTGCCAGCGAGGAACACCGCGAGGTCCCGGTCGGGCAGGCCGGTGTTGTGCGCCAGGCCCTTGGCAACCCCGATGTGCGCGTCGGCGAGCTCCTTGCCGATGTTGCGGGAACCGGAGTGCAGCATCATCCAGACGGCGTCGTCGGCATCGAGGCACAGCTCGATGAAATGGTTGCCCGACCCCAGGGTGCCGAGCTGCGTCATCGCCCTGCCCAGCAGGCCGGAGACCTTCGGGTGCAGCTCCGGGAAGGTGTCCCACAGGTCGGCGTTCCGCCGGACCCTGCTGGACACGGTGGCGTGATGACGGTGCCCGACCGGGATGGCCGCCTCGATGGCGGACCGCACCGCGCCGAGGTCGTCGGGCAGGTCGGCGGCGGTCAGGTTCGTCCGCAGCGCCGCCATCCCGCAGCCGATGTCGACGCCGACCGCGGCCGGGGAGACCGCGTCCCGCATCGCCACGACCGAGCCGACGGTCGCCCCCTTGCCCAGGTGTACGTCCGGCATGACGGCTACGTGGTGATGGATGTAGGGAAGCGAGGCAATCCCGCGAAGCTGGTCCAGCGCGGCGCTCTCCACGCTCTCAGGCCGAGTCCACATCCAGATCGGCGCACGCCCACCACCGAGCCGCGCCACGGGGCTCATGACTGTTGCTCCTGCTTCTTGCGGTAAGCGGCCTATTTCGGCCATCCGTCCGCGGATTGTCGGCACGACGAGATTGTCGGCACCGAGAAGGTTGTCGTCGCCGGGAAGCCTGCCCGGCTCAGGTACGCACGTCTGATCAGCATGCGGGACCACCCGACGACGGACAAATCATTTTCGCCCCGAGCCGATCCGCCCGGCACCCGTCAGCCGTCAGCCGTCAGCGAGCATGCGTCCGCCGGCCGAGGCGTGTCGCCCTCGGCCGGCGGACGGGGAGAACCGGGGTGTCGCACCCGGCGGGTGGCTATCGCAGGTCGATGTGCGAGCGGTCGCGGGTGTGCGAGCGGCGGCCCGCGCCGCCGAACATCGACGGCCCGCCGCCGACACCACCGCCACCGGTACGCCTGCGCAGGAAGAACGGGGACGCCAGCGCGACGAGGCCACAGGCGACGCCGATCTGAAGGATATGGCGGATCCAGTCGATTCCGCCCGTATGGCGCACCCCGATTGCGCTCGCGATGACATTACCGATAAGGGCGCCAATAATACCCAGGACGACGGTCGCCCACAGCGGAACGCCTCCTCGGCGCATCAGCGCGCGGGCGAGCAGACCGACGATCGCCCCGCCGATCACGATCCACAGGATTTGGAACACGGCAGCCTCCGACGTGCTCGACGGTAAGGCCGAGTGGATACCCGTGTCCCCACCCCGGAAACGCCGCGGGTAACGCGCGGAATACCAAAGAAGAATCTCCGCGAGAACCGATCTCGCCGCCCCTGCGCCGTTTCTTGACGGTCTCGATCGCCAAACGGGTAGGTAGGCCCCCGCCCCAAGTGACCTCCGGGCCGCGGCCCGCTAGCGAGGAGCGGGCAGCAGCGGGGCCCGGGAGAGTAACTGGATCAGATCCTTGGCCTCCGCGGGAACCGGTTCGGCGAAGTGGTGCCGCCCGCGGCGGTCACCGCCGTCGACCTCGACCGTGTAGGCGAACCGGTCGGGCGCGGTGGCCATCGCCCGCGCGGGCGCCTCCGGAAGCCCGGCGACGAGCGCGCGAAGGCGGTCCGCCGCCGCGGCTGGCAGGTCGTCGGTGTCCAGGCCGCGCCGGATCGTCCGGCCGGCGAACCCGCCGGACCGTTCCAGCACGACGCGCACCCGCTCGGCCCCAGTCATACGGCGATTGTCCTCTCCGCTGTCCTCCCCGCCGGCATGCGGCGGCGCAGCACCCGGGTCCGCCGCACGGAGGCCCGGCGAGGGTGCCGGTCCCAGCAACTCGCCGGCCTCCGCGTGCCCCGGCGGACCCGGACGCCCGTCAGATCTTGACGCCGACCGCGCGCCAGGCGTTCTGGACGACCTTGACCGCGTCCGCGTCGAAGAGCGCCCTGGCCTGGGTGACCGTCACGTTCGCGAACGAGACGAACGAGGCGTTCGAACGCAGCTGCGACGAACGCAGCGTCTCATACCAAATCTTGCCTGCCTTTTCCCAGGCATGGCCGCCGAAGGCGATCGCGGCGTTGTAGAAGGCCTTGTTCGGGATACCGGAGTTGGTATGTACGCCGCCGTTGTCCGAGGTGGTGCGGACGTAGCCGGACATGTTCGCCGGCTGGTCGTCCTTGCCCAGGACCGGGTCGTCGAACGCGGTTCCCGGGGCCTTCATCGAGCGCAGCGCCACACCCTGCACTCCGGGGGCGAGCAGGCCCTCTCCGATCAGCCAGTCGGCGTCCTCCGCCTTCTCGCCCAGCTTGTACTGCTTCACCAGGGACCCGAAAACGTCGCTGACGGACTCGTTGAGCGCACCCGCCTGGTTCAGGTAGGCGAGCCCTGCCTCGTCCTCGGTCACACCGTGTGTGAGCTCGTGGCCGATGACGTCGAGCGAGATCGTGAACCGGTTGAACAGCTCGCCGTCGCCGTCGCCGAAGACCATCTGCTCGCCGTTCCAGAAGGCGTTGTCGTAGTGGTCGCCGTAGTGGACCGTCGCGAGCAGCGCCAGGCCCTCGTCGTCGATCGAGTCGCGGTGGAAGACCGTCGAGTAGAAGTCGAACGTGGCGCCGAGGCCGTCGTAGGCCTCGTTCACGGCGACGTCGCTGACCGACGCCTGCCCCTCGGTGCGGATGGTCTTGCCCGGCAGCGTCTCGGCGCCCTGGGCGTCGGCGATCGTGCGACGCGCGGACGGCGACGCGGGCACCGGGCGCGGCCGGCGACGCGGCAGCGCGGCGGCCACCTGCGCGTTGTGGACACGGATCATCCGGTTGGTCGTGTCCAGCGACAAGGTGCTCAGCGCCCAGTCGCGTTGCTCCTCGGTGCCGTTGCGGATGATCCGCTCAAGGATGTTCGGCGGGAGGGCGCAGGGCGTCTGCCGGGTGGGTGCGATGCTGCGGGGCTCGAGGTGCACGTCGGCTCCCTTGTGGCGGTCTCGGGGCTGGGCCGACACGTCCGCGCCAGCCCAGCCCCCGGATGGTGCGCAACGTGACCGACCTTTCCGCCTCCGGCGCACCTTGTCCAGACTTGGTACCCATCTCCATCTGGACACACGCCATCCGGACACGTCCTGCCCGAACACACCCTGTCCGGACGCACCTCGCGAATGCCGCCACATCCGCCGGGCCGAGCCTGGCGCCCGCCTCAGCCCGCGCGGCGGGCGGTGCCGGTCAGCCGGACGTAGTCGATGACCGGCTCGGGCAGTCGTTCGGCGACGGTGTTGACGAACCCGGCCCGCTCGTCGATGGGCAGCCGGTCCAGGTCGGAGCCCAGGAGGATCGTCTCCAGGAACCGACGCAGGATGTCGGGATCGTCGAGCCGGGTCGGGTCCGGGTCGAGCGAGGTCTCGACGTCGACGAAGCCGGTCGCGCCGAGCCGGTCCGCGGTCTCCTCGGCGGTCGCGAAGGGCCACACCACCGGCCGGTCGGGGACGAGCTCACCAACCACCCGCTCGACGGCCGCGATGTTGCCGTGACCGCCGCAGTCGAAGACCAACTGACCGCCTGGGCGCAGGACTGCGGCAAGGTTCTTGAACAGCGCGTCGTGGTCGGGGACCCAGTGAAAGGTCGCGACGCTGAAAACCGCGTCGACCTGCTCGGACAGCGGCAGCGGCGTCGTCAGGTCGGCCCGCAGCACCGTCAGGCGGTCTCGCAGGTCCGGCCGGTCGGCGAGCCGGGCGAGCAGCGCGGCCAGCATCTTCTCGGACGCGTCCAGCGCGATCACCCGGCCATCCGGCACCGCCTCCAGCAGCGCGACCGTGTCCCGCCCGGTACCGGCACCTGCGTCGAGCACGGTCTCGGTGCCGCTCAGCTCCAGCCGAGCGAGTGTCCGCCGCCCCCACCGCTCGTGCGGGAGGGGCAGGCTGTCGTACGTCGTGGCGTCCCATTCGCGTGCCATATACGGACGCTACTTCCTTAGCCAATCTAAATACATGATCGTCGCGTATGCGGAGGACGACCTTCGGTCACCGCCGGACCCCATGACGGGCGTCGCCCCGGACGTCACGGCCGAGCGTCACGACCGGACGTCACAGCTGGGCATCGCGGCGGGTGACGAGGTCACGCCACAGGGCGTCGACCTGGGCGTGCAGCTCGGCGAGGGTCCCCGCGTTGTCGAGCAGGACGTCGGCGACGGCGCGCCGGGCTGCGTCGTCGGCCTGGTTGGCCATCCTCGCCTCGGCCTGGTCGCGGGGAAGCCCGCGGCCGGCCAGGCGCTCGAGCCGCAGCTCGCGCGGCGCCTCGACGACGACCACGACGTCGTAACCCTTCGCCATCCCGGCCTCGACCAGGAGCGGGATGTCGTGCACGATGATCGCGTCGGGCGGCGGGGCGGCGAACCGGCGGGCGGTCTCGTCCCGGATCAGCGGGTGGGTGATGCCCTCCAGCCGTCTGCGCGCCGCCTGGTCGACGAAGACGATCTTTCCGAGCGCCTCGCGGTCCAGGCTGCCGTCCGGGCGCAGGACCCCCGGCCCGAAGGCCTCGGCGACCGCCGCGAGCCCAGGGGTGCCGGGCTCGACCACCTCTCTCGCGAGCTTGTCCGCGTCGACGACCACCGCGCCGTGCTCCGCCAGCCGGGCCGACACGGCGCTCTTACCCGACCCGATCCCACCGGTTAGTCCCACCGTCAGCACGCCGCCGAGTCTGCCCTACGCGCCGGGCAGAGGAGACGCCGCGGGCATGCTGGTCCAGTGGAGGAACAGCCGGAGCCAGCGGAGTCGCGGTCGCGCGGGGCGCGGTGGCGCGGGGCGGGCTGGCGCGGGGCGCGGTGGGCGGCCAGGCTCTGGCCGGTCGCGCTGCTGGCGGTGCTCATCGGCGGCGGGGTGCTGGGGCTGGCGCTGTCCACCCGGCTGGCGTCGACCGCGCCGCTGCTGCTCGTCGCGCTGCGGCCGACGCCCTCGATCCTGCTCCTGGTCGGCGGGTCCGCTCCGGTGCTGCCGACGTTGCTGATCGCGGTGCCGCTGCGGGCGCTGGTCGACGTCGGCTACTTCGGCGTCGCCAGGGCGAACCTGCGCTCACTGATGATGTTGCGTCCCGGCGGGCAGCGCCTCGTCGGCGCCCTCTCACGCCATTCGACCGAGCGGGCCCTGCTGTACTTCTGCCTGATCAACACCAACGCGGCCGTCGACGCGGCGCTGGGCGGCGGCGACGTCCCCTGGCGGCGCTTCCTGCGCTTCCTCATCCCGGGCACGGTCATCTCGACGACGACCTACCTGCTGGCGGCGCGCGCCGTCGCGCCGTGGGCCCGCGGTCTGGTCACCTGGCTGGACAGCCACGCCACCGAGGGGCTGCTGCTCCTGCTGGTGGTCGGCGCGCTGCGCCTGGCCGCCCAGGCCATCCGGTCCCGGGTTCGCCGGCGCGCGGACCGGCCCGAGGCGGCACCCGGCGAGCCTGGGTGACGCGCGGTTCGGTCGGCACCGGCCCGGCGATCGGGGTGCCCGTACGCCCTGGTGCCCGGCACACGTCGTGTGCCGGGCACCAGGGGCGTTCCACGCCGGGGCGGGAGACCTCGTCGTCGTCTCGTCCCGGCGGCGTCTCCTAGCGGTCGGCTCGCGACGAGCCGCTCAGGACGTCGCCGTCCCGTGGCGCAGTGGGGTCCTCCGACCGGATCGAGGCGTCCTGGCCGCCCCCCGTGACCGCGCCCACCGCGGCCACGGGGGGCAGGTGCGCGGCGCCCGGGTCCTCCTCATCGGGGTCGGCCGGCGGCGGAGGCGTCACCAGCGACCAGATGACCGAGGCCGTCAGCAGCACGCCGATGACGCCGAGCGAGACGGCGATTGGCATGTGCACGACGTCGGTGAGCAGCATCTTCACGCCGATGAAGGCGAGGATCACCGCCAGGCCGGTGCCGAGGTGGTGGAACCGGTCCAGCGCGCCAGAGAGCAGGAAGAACAGCGACCGCAGACCCAGGATCGCCAACGCGTTCGCCGAGTAGACCAGGAAGGTCTCGTCGGTGACGCCGAGCGCCGCCGGCACCGAGTCGAACGCGAACAGCACGTCGGCGGTCTCCACCGCGACCAGGACGGCGAGCAGCGGCGTAGCGACGAGCTTGCCCGCCCGGCGCAGCACGAAGCGCTGGCCCTGGTACTCGTCGGTGACCGGCATGACCCGGCGGAGCAGTTTCACCGCCCGGCTCTGGCCCGGGTCCACGTCGACGCCGGAGTCCCGGACCATCTTCACCGCGGTGTAGACCAGGAACGCGCCGAACACGTAGATGATGAAGTGGAAGGTGTTCAGCAGCGCCATGCCGCCCGCGATGAACGCGAACCGCAGCACCAGCGCGCCGAGCACGCCGTAGAACAGCACCCGGTGCTGGTACTCCCGCGGCACCCGGAAGTACCCGAAGATCAGGGCGAACACGAAGAGGTTGTCGACCGACAGACTCTTCTCCAGCAGCCAGGCGGCCGTGTACTCGCCGGCCGCGGCCGGCCCCTGCCAGGCCCAGATGACGAAGGCGAAGCCGATGCCGAGGCTCACCCAGAGCGCGCTCCATAGCGCCGCCTCGCGGAGCCTGATGACGTGGGCCCGCCGGTGGGCGAGCAGGTCGATGGCGAGGAGGGCGACGAGGGCGGCGACGAAGGCTGCCCAGGCCCAGAAGGGGACGTGCACGGCTGTCTCCAGGTGAGTCCGGGTAGTCGGCGGATGGGGTACGGGTGCCGGCCGGCCACGCCGGGTGGCGCGCTGACCTGTATCTAGTTCACCCGCTGAGACCCTTCCAGGTCCCGGCAGTAGCGCATCGATGTTGGCGGGATTCGCTATCCTCAAATTGCCGAGACTCGGCAAGAAGAAGACTTCGGACGCACGGCCAGCCCGGGCGCGGCCCGCGTGCGGGAGGGGGTGGCGGATGCCAGTCGACGACGAGCTCGGCGAGGCGGCGGGCCTGCCGGGGACGAGCCTGACCCGGCTGCCACGCGCCGCGGTGCTCGCCGCCCAGGACGCCCGGCTGCCCGCCAGCCTGCTCGGCGACTACCTGCCTGCGCTCGCCTCGGCGGCTCAGACCGGCCGCCGGCTCACGGTCGCCGAACTCGCCCGTTTCAGCGAGCTCGGCCAGGCGGCGGCCGAGTCGGGCGCCGCCCTGCGCGCGCTCGTCGACCTGTACCTTTCCGCGACCTGGCGGGCCTGGCCGTCGCTGCCCGCCACCGAACAGGCCGCGGCGCCGCAGCACCAGACGGGCGACGACCCGGCGGACTGGGGCACCCGAGATCCCGGCGGCCCGGCCCGACCCATGCCGCCCCGGTCCGCCCGGTCGCGGCGCCGGGCCGGGCCTGAGGCCCCGGGTGCGGCCGAGCGGACGCGGGCCGCCGCCGCGGCCGTGCTGCGGGCGAGCGACGACGCCGTCGCGGCCGTCTGCGAGGGCTACGAGGCGGCCCGGACGGCCCGTGCCAGGGCCGAGGAGTCCCTGCGCCGCGAGCTCGTCGACGACCTGCTCACCGGCACCGCCACCGACCCGGGCCTGGTCCTGGAACGTGCCTTCGCGTTCGGGCTGCGACTGGAGGCGCCACACCTCGTCCTGGTCGCCGCCGGGGACCGCCGCTTCGTCGACGGCCGCGGGACGAGCCGCGCCGTCGACACCGCACTCGGCGTCATCTGCGCGACCCCGCCCCTGGTCGTCGCCAAGGGCGGCCTGCTCGTCTGCGTCGTCCCGCAGGAAGCCGAGCGCGACGCGGCGACCGGCGACGCGGCGACCGGCGACGCCGCCGACCTCGGCGCCAGCGTGGACCGGGCCGCCGGGCCGGGCGGCCCCGGCCTGGCCAGATCCGCGGGCGACGGGCCGGCCGCGCGGTTCGCTCCCCTGCCGGCCGGCGGGGCCGGTGCCGCCTCGGGGGCTCCGCGGGCGGTGGCGGCCCTGACCGCGGCGCTGGGGAACGTGCCCGGGTGGCGGGTCGGGGTCAGCCGGGTGCGCACCGGCGTGACGGGCGTGCGGATCGGGTTCGCCGAGGCGTCGAGCGCGGTCGAGCTCGCCGGAAGGCTCGGCGTCGCCGGCCAGGCCGTGCACACCGACGACCTGCTCATCTACAAGGTGCTGCTACGTGACCGGGAGCCGCTCTCCGAGCTGGTGGAGACCGTCCTCGGCCCACTACGAGCCGCCCGCGGTGGCCCCGGCCCGCTGCTGGAGACCCTGGACGCCTATTTCGCCACCGGTGCCGTCGCGCTGGCCACCGCCCGCCGTCTGCACCTCTCGGTCCGTGCCCTCACTTACCGCCTGGCTCGTATCCACCAGCTGACCCACCACGACCCCACCGCCCCGGCGGATCGTTACGTCCTCCAGACCGCGGTGATCGGTGCGCGGCTGCTGAGCTGGAGTGGTGCCGAGTAGCAAACCGGGCCGAGAGGCCAGCAGGCCACGCGGCGCCCGAGGCAGACGAAAACGCCCCCGCCGGTTTCGGCGGGGGCGTCTTCAGGGGCTGACTAGAGAGAGATCATCCCCGGCCGAACTGCTCCCGCAGGCGGCGCAGGGCCTCTTCGTCGATCGCCGAAGCCGGCTGCTGCGACTCTGAGGTGTAGGAGCTCGGCGCGACCGCGGCGGCCTCGGCCTCGCGGGCGGCGCGGATCTGCGCCTGGTGCGCCTCGAAGCGGGACTGGGCCTCGGCGTACTGCCGCTCCCACTCGGCCTGCTGCTCCTCGAAGCCCGGCAGCCACTCGCCCGTCTCGGAGTCGAAGCCCTCGGGGTAGACGTAGTTGCCCGCCTCGTCGTACTTGGCTTCCATGCCGTACTGGCTCGGGTCGAACGTCTCGCCGTCGCCCGCCAGCCCGGAGGCCTCGTTCGCCTGCTTGAGCGAGAGGCTGATCCGGCGCCGGTCGAGGTCGATGTCGATGACCTTGACGAGGATCTCGTCGCCGACGTTGACGACCTGCTCCGGGATCTCCACGTGGCGCTCGGCCAGCTCGGAGATGTGGACCAGGCCCTCGATGCCCTCGTCGACACGGACGAACGCGCCGAACGGCACGAGCTTGGTGACCTTGCCGGGAACGACCTGGCCGATGGCGTGCGTCCGGGCGAACTGGCGCCACGGGTCCTCCTGCGTCGCCTTCAGCGACAGCGAGACCCGCTCGCGGTCCAGGTCGACGTCGAGGACCTCGACGGTGACCTCCTGGCCGACCTCGACCACCTCGGACGGGTGGTCGATGTGCTTCCAGGACAGCTCGGAGACGTGCACCAGACCGTCGACCCCACCGAGGTCGACGAAGGCGCCGAAGTTGACGATGGAGCTGACGACACCCTTGCGGATCTGCCCCTTGGCCAGCTGCGACAGGAACTCGGAGCGGACCTCGCTCTGCGTCTGCTCCAGCCACGCCCGGCGGGACAGGACCACGTTGTTGCGGTTCTTGTCCAGCTCGATGATCTTGGCTTCGAGCTCACGGCCGACGTACGGCTGAAGGTCACGGACGCGGCGCATCTCCACCAGCGATGCGGGGAGGAAGCCGCGCAGCCCGATGTCGAGGATCAGACCGCCCTTGACGACCTCGATGACGGTGCCGGTGACGACGCCGTCCTCCTCCTTGAGCTTCTCGATCGTGCCCCAGGCGCGCTCGTACTGGGCGCGCTTCTTGGACAGGATCAGCCGGCCCTCTTTGTCCTCCTTCTGGAGGACGAGAGCCTCGACGTGGTCACCGACCGAGACGACCTCGTGTGGGTCAACGTCGTGCTTGATCGATAGCTCACGGGACGGGATGACACCCTCGGTCTTGTAACCGATGTCCAGCAGCACCTCGTCGCGATCCACCTTGACGATGGTGCCGTCGACGATGTCACCGTCGTTGAAAAACTTGATCGTCTTGTCGACGGCGGCGAGGAAGTCCTCGGCCGAGCCGATGTCGTTGACCGCGACCTGTGGTGTGGTCGGGCTTTGCGGGCTGGTCACGGTCTCCACGGGTCGAACGTCGGTGGTGCTCGTCAAGGGGTCGGCTCCGACTAGGGGTTGACGTCAGCGCGAGAGCCGGGTCGAACCGCCGGGACGGAGGGACAGAGAACGCGCTACAACGACATTGCGCTGACAACGACACTGTCAGAACCGATAACGACTGCTCGAGTGGATCTGCTCGGTCCGAGACCCACAGACCCTCGTGCTGACTCCAGTCTAGGGAAGCCTCTCCGGCGAGGTCAACGGGAGCCGACGGG
Above is a window of Pseudofrankia saprophytica DNA encoding:
- a CDS encoding RtcB family protein codes for the protein MSPVARLGGGRAPIWMWTRPESVESAALDQLRGIASLPYIHHHVAVMPDVHLGKGATVGSVVAMRDAVSPAAVGVDIGCGMAALRTNLTAADLPDDLGAVRSAIEAAIPVGHRHHATVSSRVRRNADLWDTFPELHPKVSGLLGRAMTQLGTLGSGNHFIELCLDADDAVWMMLHSGSRNIGKELADAHIGVAKGLAHNTGLPDRDLAVFLAGTPEMIAYRRDLRWAQEYAWRNRQTMLALYTDALRGFFPALRVPCPPAEGPHAGDPAFANVNCHHNYVAEEHHYGADVLVTRKGAISARAGEYGIIPGSMGTGSYLVRGLGNPEAFASAPHGAGRRMSRTKARKTFTIDDLRTQTAGVECRTDPGVIDEIPAAYKDIDEVIGFSGDLVEVVARLRAVLCVKG
- a CDS encoding GlsB/YeaQ/YmgE family stress response membrane protein, producing MIGGAIVGLLARALMRRGGVPLWATVVLGIIGALIGNVIASAIGVRHTGGIDWIRHILQIGVACGLVALASPFFLRRRTGGGGVGGGPSMFGGAGRRSHTRDRSHIDLR
- a CDS encoding protealysin inhibitor emfourin, whose amino-acid sequence is MTGAERVRVVLERSGGFAGRTIRRGLDTDDLPAAAADRLRALVAGLPEAPARAMATAPDRFAYTVEVDGGDRRGRHHFAEPVPAEAKDLIQLLSRAPLLPAPR
- a CDS encoding M4 family metallopeptidase; protein product: MHLEPRSIAPTRQTPCALPPNILERIIRNGTEEQRDWALSTLSLDTTNRMIRVHNAQVAAALPRRRPRPVPASPSARRTIADAQGAETLPGKTIRTEGQASVSDVAVNEAYDGLGATFDFYSTVFHRDSIDDEGLALLATVHYGDHYDNAFWNGEQMVFGDGDGELFNRFTISLDVIGHELTHGVTEDEAGLAYLNQAGALNESVSDVFGSLVKQYKLGEKAEDADWLIGEGLLAPGVQGVALRSMKAPGTAFDDPVLGKDDQPANMSGYVRTTSDNGGVHTNSGIPNKAFYNAAIAFGGHAWEKAGKIWYETLRSSQLRSNASFVSFANVTVTQARALFDADAVKVVQNAWRAVGVKI
- a CDS encoding class I SAM-dependent methyltransferase, whose product is MAREWDATTYDSLPLPHERWGRRTLARLELSGTETVLDAGAGTGRDTVALLEAVPDGRVIALDASEKMLAALLARLADRPDLRDRLTVLRADLTTPLPLSEQVDAVFSVATFHWVPDHDALFKNLAAVLRPGGQLVFDCGGHGNIAAVERVVGELVPDRPVVWPFATAEETADRLGATGFVDVETSLDPDPTRLDDPDILRRFLETILLGSDLDRLPIDERAGFVNTVAERLPEPVIDYVRLTGTARRAG
- the coaE gene encoding dephospho-CoA kinase, producing the protein MGLTGGIGSGKSAVSARLAEHGAVVVDADKLAREVVEPGTPGLAAVAEAFGPGVLRPDGSLDREALGKIVFVDQAARRRLEGITHPLIRDETARRFAAPPPDAIIVHDIPLLVEAGMAKGYDVVVVVEAPRELRLERLAGRGLPRDQAEARMANQADDAARRAVADVLLDNAGTLAELHAQVDALWRDLVTRRDAQL
- a CDS encoding TerC family protein; translation: MHVPFWAWAAFVAALVALLAIDLLAHRRAHVIRLREAALWSALWVSLGIGFAFVIWAWQGPAAAGEYTAAWLLEKSLSVDNLFVFALIFGYFRVPREYQHRVLFYGVLGALVLRFAFIAGGMALLNTFHFIIYVFGAFLVYTAVKMVRDSGVDVDPGQSRAVKLLRRVMPVTDEYQGQRFVLRRAGKLVATPLLAVLVAVETADVLFAFDSVPAALGVTDETFLVYSANALAILGLRSLFFLLSGALDRFHHLGTGLAVILAFIGVKMLLTDVVHMPIAVSLGVIGVLLTASVIWSLVTPPPPADPDEEDPGAAHLPPVAAVGAVTGGGQDASIRSEDPTAPRDGDVLSGSSRADR
- a CDS encoding PucR family transcriptional regulator, yielding MPVDDELGEAAGLPGTSLTRLPRAAVLAAQDARLPASLLGDYLPALASAAQTGRRLTVAELARFSELGQAAAESGAALRALVDLYLSATWRAWPSLPATEQAAAPQHQTGDDPADWGTRDPGGPARPMPPRSARSRRRAGPEAPGAAERTRAAAAAVLRASDDAVAAVCEGYEAARTARARAEESLRRELVDDLLTGTATDPGLVLERAFAFGLRLEAPHLVLVAAGDRRFVDGRGTSRAVDTALGVICATPPLVVAKGGLLVCVVPQEAERDAATGDAATGDAADLGASVDRAAGPGGPGLARSAGDGPAARFAPLPAGGAGAASGAPRAVAALTAALGNVPGWRVGVSRVRTGVTGVRIGFAEASSAVELAGRLGVAGQAVHTDDLLIYKVLLRDREPLSELVETVLGPLRAARGGPGPLLETLDAYFATGAVALATARRLHLSVRALTYRLARIHQLTHHDPTAPADRYVLQTAVIGARLLSWSGAE
- the rpsA gene encoding 30S ribosomal protein S1; its protein translation is MTSTTDVRPVETVTSPQSPTTPQVAVNDIGSAEDFLAAVDKTIKFFNDGDIVDGTIVKVDRDEVLLDIGYKTEGVIPSRELSIKHDVDPHEVVSVGDHVEALVLQKEDKEGRLILSKKRAQYERAWGTIEKLKEEDGVVTGTVIEVVKGGLILDIGLRGFLPASLVEMRRVRDLQPYVGRELEAKIIELDKNRNNVVLSRRAWLEQTQSEVRSEFLSQLAKGQIRKGVVSSIVNFGAFVDLGGVDGLVHVSELSWKHIDHPSEVVEVGQEVTVEVLDVDLDRERVSLSLKATQEDPWRQFARTHAIGQVVPGKVTKLVPFGAFVRVDEGIEGLVHISELAERHVEIPEQVVNVGDEILVKVIDIDLDRRRISLSLKQANEASGLAGDGETFDPSQYGMEAKYDEAGNYVYPEGFDSETGEWLPGFEEQQAEWERQYAEAQSRFEAHQAQIRAAREAEAAAVAPSSYTSESQQPASAIDEEALRRLREQFGRG